In Candidatus Eisenbacteria bacterium, the following are encoded in one genomic region:
- a CDS encoding peptidyl-prolyl cis-trans isomerase: MSRSLRFSMCRWMAVCSAVVALIAMANAPSAAPVARRGALRSGTLPDTVLAVVGGNRPVTVAAFRAAWRQVPPPGRADSLTPESAREFLDLLIGKELLAARAINQGVAWARTESLQFKAYRDNLLMRAVLDSLMDDVAREKLAGGDTLRDPQMLGIALRERTIPALHCQYDQGLASRLAELWGALPRPSPDSSIMAQVRLLGALPNIPPADTGGVLVSSDEGPFRASDLLEHWRRTDPMSRPRINSSEQILDLARNGIFERWLRRVASEQHPERRADVIHRLDDRREFLSVNRLVQRDVYGKMNRDSLVIRAWYAQHVDDFDIPDRYELAKLVMPDRAQASSMFMELRDRVRADSLIARGRRGGVEYRTEITAESDSALFALAHRVGPGAAVGPDSVAGGWRVARVLEYRPRRHRTFEEARTLAERQYSSIEGERLMREYLDRLRRDTAVQIHPRAGDIAASHP, from the coding sequence ATGAGTCGGTCGCTCCGATTCTCGATGTGCAGGTGGATGGCGGTCTGCTCGGCCGTCGTGGCGCTGATCGCGATGGCGAACGCACCGTCGGCCGCGCCCGTCGCCCGACGCGGCGCTCTACGCTCCGGAACCCTACCCGACACCGTGCTGGCGGTCGTGGGAGGCAACCGGCCCGTCACGGTGGCGGCGTTTCGCGCCGCGTGGCGGCAGGTGCCCCCGCCCGGGCGCGCGGATTCTCTTACCCCGGAGTCGGCCCGGGAGTTTCTGGATCTTCTGATCGGCAAAGAGCTTCTCGCCGCACGCGCGATCAACCAAGGCGTCGCGTGGGCGCGCACCGAGAGCCTCCAGTTCAAGGCCTACCGCGACAATCTGCTGATGCGGGCGGTGCTCGACAGCCTGATGGACGACGTGGCCCGCGAGAAGCTCGCCGGCGGCGACACCCTGCGGGACCCTCAGATGCTGGGGATCGCGCTGCGGGAACGCACCATCCCGGCGCTCCACTGCCAGTACGATCAGGGACTTGCCTCGCGCCTGGCGGAGCTCTGGGGCGCCCTGCCGCGCCCGAGCCCCGATTCCTCGATCATGGCGCAGGTGCGACTCCTCGGAGCATTGCCGAACATCCCGCCGGCCGACACCGGAGGCGTGCTCGTGAGTTCGGATGAGGGTCCCTTTCGCGCCAGCGATCTGCTGGAGCACTGGCGGCGCACCGACCCGATGTCGCGGCCGCGAATTAACTCATCGGAACAGATCCTCGATCTGGCTCGCAACGGGATCTTCGAACGCTGGCTGCGACGCGTGGCCTCGGAACAGCATCCGGAACGACGTGCCGATGTCATCCACCGGCTCGATGATCGGCGCGAGTTCCTGAGCGTCAACCGCCTGGTGCAGCGTGACGTGTACGGCAAGATGAATCGCGATTCGCTCGTGATCCGGGCGTGGTACGCGCAGCATGTCGATGACTTCGACATCCCGGATCGCTACGAGCTCGCGAAGCTCGTGATGCCCGATCGCGCGCAGGCCTCGAGTATGTTCATGGAGCTGCGCGATCGCGTACGTGCCGACAGTCTGATCGCGCGCGGTCGCCGCGGCGGGGTCGAATACCGCACCGAGATCACGGCCGAGTCCGACAGCGCGCTGTTCGCACTCGCGCATCGTGTCGGGCCCGGGGCCGCCGTAGGCCCTGACTCGGTCGCCGGCGGCTGGCGGGTCGCACGCGTTCTCGAGTATCGCCCCCGCCGCCATCGCACCTTCGAGGAGGCCCGGACGCTGGCCGAGCGCCAGTATTCGAGCATCGAGGGCGAGCGACTGATGCGCGAGTACCTCGACCGACTGCGCCGTGACACGGCGGTGCAAATCCATCCACGCGCGGGCGACATCGCGGCGTCTCATCCTTGA